Within Lolium rigidum isolate FL_2022 chromosome 5, APGP_CSIRO_Lrig_0.1, whole genome shotgun sequence, the genomic segment TGGCACTGCTTGGACAGCTTGATATGACCACGACCATGATCAACCTGGAAAATCATTCATTTTGAAGCCGTAGACAGAATGACATATATCAGTTTTTCCTTATGTTCCATGTTATACTTACTGAATTTTCTGTATAACCTACTAAGAGATGTTGATTGTAGGGCAAAACTCTGGCTTTTGTTCTCCCCATACTGGAGTCATTGGTCAATGGGCCACACAAGGCAACCAGAAGGACTGACTACGGCAGGCCTCCAAGCATTTTGGTTCTGCTACCTACCAGAGAGCTAGCCAATCAGGTATAATACTACTATCTGATTCTTGACAAAGATAGTTCTTTCAGCGCTCCAAATCATTCCTGTCCTGACATTCCCAAAATAAAATTTGCAGGTGCACGCTGACTTTGAGTATTATGGTGGAGCATTTGGGTTTTCTACATGCTGTGCTTATGGAGGCTCTCCCTATCGCCCTCAAGAGATGGCAATGAGAAAGGGGGTTGACGTTGTTGTTGGTACCCCTGGCCGTGTGAAGGTACTATTGTTCTCTGGTGATCCCTGGTTTACTAGATTTTGAGCCCTCCTGATTTTGTTCTCATGTTTGTGGTACTGCTATCTTTCCCAGGATTTGATTGTCAAGGGAACACTCAACTTGAAGGCCTTGAAGTTCCGTGTCCTTGATGAGGCTGATGAAATGCTTAACATGGGGTTTGTTGACGATGTTGAGCTTATTCTTGGTATGTCCTGATACTAGACGTTTGTTCAGTTCAGTCTCTTATGTTGTCATGGTTCTATATACGTACTTACAATTCTATTGAGATAGTTTACTTGATGTTGTTATTCATTGTTTACGGAGTCACTCATGGAGTACTTTACTTAGAATGTCACTTGCTTTCCTGTTTTATCTAAATACCTTTTTTTGTTTTAAACAGGCAAAGTTGAAGATGTCACAAAAGTACAGACACTTCTGTTCAGTGCTACTCTACCAGAGTGGGTAAAGAAGGTATAAACCACTTTGACAAAAAAATGTTACTCCTGTTGATTATCTTATTCAATGAGCACGTGGACTGATCATACTCTGGAATGATCACAGCTCTCAATGAggttcttgaaacctgacaagaaGACTGTTGATCTTGTTGGCAACGAGAAAATGAAAGCTAGTGCATCTGTCAGGCATCTTGCTCTTCCCTGTAACCGTGCTGCAAGGGCACGAGTTATTCCAGACATCATTCGATGCTATAGCCAGTATGTACTTCCAGTATTCTTCCTGTGCGCTAGACCGCTAATGCACCAGCACAATTTTCACCAGCCTACTAAAAGTTTATATTCGGTTTCAGTGGAGGGCGAACCATTATTTTCACCGAGACAAAAGATTCTGCATCAGAGCTCTCTGGTTTGATTCCTGGATCCCGTGCCTTGCATGGAGATATCGCGCAAGCTCAACGTGAAGTGAGTCATTCTGTTTCGACCATTATTTCTTTATGTTCTCTGTGCCCCATGTGCTTGCATTAAAACAATTTACTGTTCTCTGTGCAAACAAACTCTCCTAATTTTGGATTTAGTTCCCCTATAGTTGTTGAAGGCATGTACATGTACAACGTACTGTTTTATTATCTGGAAACTTGTTCTTCTATGCGTGTGGACTTAAAATCTATTTCAGAGTATTGATTAGTAGCTTGTCCATCAATTTGTAATGTGCTTATAACTGTTAAGCGCAGCTGTTCTATTCTAATACTGATTCCCGAATGATGTTAATAGGTAGTTATTGCTGGATTCAGAAGCGGCAAGTTTGTTGTTCTGGTTGCTACAAATGTGGCTGCGAGGGGTCTTGATATTAATGATGTGCAGCTTATCATTCAGGTATGCCACTTTTTCCGCAGTTGAATAATTTTGCTAAGAACTATGCAAGCACCTTGCTGATATAATTTCCAAATCACCAGTGCGAGCCTCCAAAGGATGTTGAAGCTTACATCCACCGGTCAGGTCGCACAGGGAGAGCAGGGAATACTGGCATTGCAGTCATGCTTTTTGAACCCAGATATAAATTTGGTTTGACCAGAATAGAGAGGGAGTCTGGGGTGAAGTTTGAACATGTATCTGCGCCGCAGCCTAGCGATGTGGCACAATCTGctggcaatgaagcagcagaagcCATTGCAAGTGTGTCTGACAGGTAACATATTCTGATTAGTTATTCTTGGTACTTCACCGATTATGTGCTGGATTGAATTGTTCCATTAACTTGTGGACCGATGCAATGCAGTGTTATTCCTGTTTTCCGGCAACAAGCAGAAGAGCTGTTAAGTTCTTCCAGCATGTCTGCAGTCGATCTACTAGCCAAAGCCCTTGCAAAGGCAGTTGTAAGTTTGTTTCCATCTAGTTTTATGTTTGTACTGTCATGCTTGTGCTGTTAATTGAGTACTTAACATAAATTGTATTTCTTAGGGGTACACTGACATAAAGAAGAGATCGTTGCTTTCTTCCATGGAGAACTGTACTACATTACATCTTTCAACTGGCAGTACGATGTATACACCATCGTGAGTAACTAACTTCCCAAGTTGTGCTGGTTTTTGGGCTTTGTGTGGAGTTTGATCTTTTCTTACTGATGATTCAAAAATGTATTATGTGTGCAGGTATGTTATTTCCACTTTGAAGAGGTTCATGCCAGAAGACAGACTTTCAAATGTGCAGGGTGTAGCCCTTACCTCTGATGGGAGAGGCGCTGTATTTGATGTTCCTTCAGAAGAGGTTCAAGATTATCTTCAAGGTATTAGCCTTTTTTGTACTGTTTCACTTGAAGTAGTAGAAAATTCTATTTGACTGTAATTGGAATCTAAATTAAACTGCTTGGTGATACCCTGTAGGCGTTGAGAACGCAGCTGGTGTGACACTTGATGAAGTGAAGGAACTGCCAGCCTTGCAAGAGAGGGAGCAGCAGTCAAGGGGTGGTGGGTCgaggtggggcggcggcggtggtcgtggcggtggtggcaggagatttgggggtggtggtggtggccgaggAGGTTTTGGTGGGAGAGGCAGGGGAGGTGGTGGAAGGTTTGGCAGGAGGTGAAGACCTCGGAGCAGCGTAATCTATTTTTGACGGGAGTTTGAGAGAGGCACAGGGAATCGTCAGAGTTTTGACTGCGCCGTGTATCGGGTTTCTTTATTTTATTCTCTAGTGTTGTCCCAGAGATTATGACGATCAAGTT encodes:
- the LOC124653754 gene encoding DEAD-box ATP-dependent RNA helicase 7-like; the protein is MPSIAAVPEPMAVDDSASRKAKRKQLKAAEAEAAAAAATSAKKEKKDKKRKAKAPSSSDDEEGTSSTSSESDRAAKKAKKEKKDKKAKKVVQAEVEEEEDEVMEEEEEVENDGELTASGEEEEEEDPADPNSLDNFRISEPLKLKLRAKGIKTLFPIQASTFSLLLDGNDLVGRARTGQGKTLAFVLPILESLVNGPHKATRRTDYGRPPSILVLLPTRELANQVHADFEYYGGAFGFSTCCAYGGSPYRPQEMAMRKGVDVVVGTPGRVKDLIVKGTLNLKALKFRVLDEADEMLNMGFVDDVELILGKVEDVTKVQTLLFSATLPEWVKKLSMRFLKPDKKTVDLVGNEKMKASASVRHLALPCNRAARARVIPDIIRCYSHGGRTIIFTETKDSASELSGLIPGSRALHGDIAQAQREVVIAGFRSGKFVVLVATNVAARGLDINDVQLIIQCEPPKDVEAYIHRSGRTGRAGNTGIAVMLFEPRYKFGLTRIERESGVKFEHVSAPQPSDVAQSAGNEAAEAIASVSDSVIPVFRQQAEELLSSSSMSAVDLLAKALAKAVGYTDIKKRSLLSSMENCTTLHLSTGSTMYTPSYVISTLKRFMPEDRLSNVQGVALTSDGRGAVFDVPSEEVQDYLQGVENAAGVTLDEVKELPALQEREQQSRGGGSRWGGGGGRGGGGRRFGGGGGGRGGFGGRGRGGGGRFGRR